From Pongo pygmaeus isolate AG05252 chromosome 1, NHGRI_mPonPyg2-v2.0_pri, whole genome shotgun sequence, one genomic window encodes:
- the LOC129014676 gene encoding serine/arginine repetitive matrix protein 1-like → MCHHSSGPRLCNEARRPRACRTRHRQRSPPRAPSVGPAHARPRPGARGAEAPPPPPPPQAQAARLALRRAGPTPSLPSPYLSRAGERAAAGRVHRPTRTGITPLRPAEAAPLRSGRRLRPPRPPQSHTPPRVPSRAVGLQTAQRLKRSRCSRRGAGSFPLQRCLLATDSAGPALRITLRRQNRVPHAPEGRERRKRAKREGRIGGDRGCRDQSSRDGSALERRFRGNFQTLDLKQYLQLRVSLQLPRDHQAPTGQNIQSGPCAILDQTPNTNATGSQQ, encoded by the exons cGGTCCGAGGTTATGTAACGAAGCCCGGCGCCCGCGAGCCTGCCGTACCCGCCACCGCCAGCGCTCGCCCCCTCGAGCCCCATCCGTTGGCCCCGCGCACGCCCGGCCTAGGCCCGGCGCTCGCGGAGCAGaagccccgccgccgccgccgccgccgcaggcCCAAGCCGCGCGACTCGCCCTCCGCCGCGCGGGCCcaaccccctccctcccttccccctacctgAGCAGGGCGGGTGAGCGCGCCGCCGCGGGCCGAGTCCACCGG CCGACACGGACCGGGATCACACCCCTCCGCCCGGCTGAAGCCGCTCCTCTGCGCTCCGGCCGCCGCCTGAGACCTCCCCGGCCACCTCAGAGCCACACGCCCCCGAGAGTGCCTTCGCGGGCTGTAGGCCTGCAGACCGCTCAGCGGCTAAAACGGAGTCGCTGCTCCCGCCGCGGTGCTGGCTCCTTCCCCTTGCAACGCTGCCTGCTCGCCACGGACAGCGCCGGCCCGGCTCTGCGTATTACCCTGCGCCGACAAAACCGAGTTCCACACGCCCCGGAAGGGAGGGAGCGGAGGAAAAGGGCGAAGAGGGAGGGGAGAATCGGCGGAGATCGCGGCTGCAGGGACCAGAGTTCTCGCGATGGTTCCGCGCTCGAGCGCCGGTTCCGCGGGAATTTTCAAACTCTCG ATCTGAAACAGTATCTCCAACTTCGTGTCAGCCTTCAACTCCCCCGAGACCATCAGGCGCCCACAGGCCAAAACATCCAGAGTGGGCCATGTGCTATTCTAGACCAGACTCCTAACACAAATGCAACAG GTTCCCAACAGTGA